In Onychostoma macrolepis isolate SWU-2019 chromosome 04, ASM1243209v1, whole genome shotgun sequence, one DNA window encodes the following:
- the LOC131539416 gene encoding mucin-2-like isoform X2 translates to MLPFAIVEFINSGGLAVIPTKWFIGPEEDECYWPPARTNMAKAVIEQQDPHTDWATYKLTVKRKVATYEIARTKLVEYEQNTDVPTESDSTENTGRGKRKKRRVILSSEDEDDDNWSGSQIRPTPPSTLSASTLRSVLTPAPPPSTLRSVLTPAPPPSTLRSVQTPAPPPSTLRSVLTPAPPPSTLRSSPPSARPTLPPPLGNLRWPDVSTHHHVTMSPETPRRQIRDNMFVRILTLLEEMKETQKIQGRMLQTLLQQRGNISTTVSSTPEGFPLKTVRDVEFMEGKTGKPKLHVRTGCSCD, encoded by the exons ATGTTACCTTTCGcgatagttgaatttataaatagTGGAGGATTGGCAGTTATACCGACCAAATGGTTTATCGGGCCTGAGGAGGATGAATGCTACTGGCCACCAGCAAGGACGAACATGGCTAAGGCAGTCATAGAGCAACAGGACCCTCACACTGACTGGGCGACATACAAGTTGACTGTCAAGAGAAAAGTCG CAACGTATGAAATTGCCCGCACAAAATTAGTCGAGTATGAACAGAACACAGATGTACCAACCGAGTCTGATTCTACAGAGAATACGGGAAGGGGGAAGCGCAAAAAGAG GCGAGTGATTTTGTCcagtgaggatgaggatgatgacAATTGGTCCGGCAGTCAAATCAGGCCTACACCTCCATCCACCCTCAG TGCATCCACCCTCAGATCTGTGCTGACACCTGCACCGCCTCCATCCACCCTCAGATCTGTGCTGACACCTGCACCGCCTCCATCCACCCTCAGATCTGTGCAGACACCTGCACCGCCTCCATCCACCCTCAGATCTGTGCTGACACCTGCACCGCCTCCATCCACCCTCAGGTCTTCACCTCCATCTGCTAGGCCGACACTTCCACCACCTCTGGGTAACCTTAGATGGCCCGATGTTTCAACCCATCACCACGTCACCATGTCACCAGAAACCCCTCGAAGACAAATCAGGGACAACATGTTTGTTCGCATCTTAACACTGCTTGAGGAGATGAAAGAGACTCAAAAAATCCAGGGGAGGATGCTACAAACGCTTCTACAACAGCGTGGCAACATTAGCACCACCGTCTCTTCTACCCCAGAGGGTTTCCCCCTAAAGACAGTTAGAGATGTGGAATTCATGGAAGGAAAAACTGGCAAACCCAAACTTCATGTCCGAACTG GTTGCAGCTGTGACTGA
- the LOC131539416 gene encoding mucin-2-like isoform X1: protein MLPFAIVEFINSGGLAVIPTKWFIGPEEDECYWPPARTNMAKAVIEQQDPHTDWATYKLTVKRKVATYEIARTKLVEYEQNTDVPTESDSTENTGRGKRKKRRVILSSEDEDDDNWSGSQIRPTPPSTLSASTLRSVLTPAPPPSTLRSVLTPAPPPSTLRSVQTPAPPPSTLRSVLTPAPPPSTLRSSPPSARPTLPPPLGNLRWPDVSTHHHVTMSPETPRRQIRDNMFVRILTLLEEMKETQKIQGRMLQTLLQQRGNISTTVSSTPEGFPLKTVRDVEFMEGKTGKPKLHVRTGMYVKSRVVQLN, encoded by the exons ATGTTACCTTTCGcgatagttgaatttataaatagTGGAGGATTGGCAGTTATACCGACCAAATGGTTTATCGGGCCTGAGGAGGATGAATGCTACTGGCCACCAGCAAGGACGAACATGGCTAAGGCAGTCATAGAGCAACAGGACCCTCACACTGACTGGGCGACATACAAGTTGACTGTCAAGAGAAAAGTCG CAACGTATGAAATTGCCCGCACAAAATTAGTCGAGTATGAACAGAACACAGATGTACCAACCGAGTCTGATTCTACAGAGAATACGGGAAGGGGGAAGCGCAAAAAGAG GCGAGTGATTTTGTCcagtgaggatgaggatgatgacAATTGGTCCGGCAGTCAAATCAGGCCTACACCTCCATCCACCCTCAG TGCATCCACCCTCAGATCTGTGCTGACACCTGCACCGCCTCCATCCACCCTCAGATCTGTGCTGACACCTGCACCGCCTCCATCCACCCTCAGATCTGTGCAGACACCTGCACCGCCTCCATCCACCCTCAGATCTGTGCTGACACCTGCACCGCCTCCATCCACCCTCAGGTCTTCACCTCCATCTGCTAGGCCGACACTTCCACCACCTCTGGGTAACCTTAGATGGCCCGATGTTTCAACCCATCACCACGTCACCATGTCACCAGAAACCCCTCGAAGACAAATCAGGGACAACATGTTTGTTCGCATCTTAACACTGCTTGAGGAGATGAAAGAGACTCAAAAAATCCAGGGGAGGATGCTACAAACGCTTCTACAACAGCGTGGCAACATTAGCACCACCGTCTCTTCTACCCCAGAGGGTTTCCCCCTAAAGACAGTTAGAGATGTGGAATTCATGGAAGGAAAAACTGGCAAACCCAAACTTCATGTCCGAACTGGTATGTACGTTAAGTCTAGGGTAGTGCAACTCAATTAA